Within the Trichoderma breve strain T069 chromosome 3, whole genome shotgun sequence genome, the region ATACTTGATGCGAGAGGTCTCGGTGTGGCGTAAGAGCCGAAACGACCAAAAACTGgccttccatctcatcaacgTCACCGCCAGTGATGATCTGAGCCGATGGGTATTGCTCTTGCATGCGGTCTGTAAAGGCCGAAGCGCGTTCAGATGGAGATCCTTCATAGACAAACTCCTTGTCTCGCACAGAAGTAGGAAATCCAAGTCCCTTGAAGGCCACTCTGTAGTACTTTGGTGTAATTTTTTCACTCTTTGAAATGCTCTCGTATATCGTTGCGATTGCTCTCCCAGTTCTGGCGAGCTTGGCAAAATCGTACACATTGGTTTCGTACTGAACCTGGAGCTCCTTGTATGCAGTCAGGGCGTTGCTCCACGATTCTCCGTCCTCGAAATGCTTGATCATCTCGAAATAGATCCTCTCTTTACGCTCAAATGGAGACTGCGCTGGAAACTGTGGATCAGTCAACGCCGGAACATGCCCAATCGGGTCCCATTCATAGAGGTCCGCATGGAGGCGGAGCGCCAGACCAGCCTCTGTGTGATTCCTAGACTCGGCCTGCAACTTCGCCAGCTGATGGACATAGCGAATGAAGATATCCTCCTTCTGCATGTCGCGCAGGAACTCCATGAGTCGGAGTCGGTTTATGATGTTAGATGCTTCACCGCtaccatcaccaccactgTGCACAGCAACTAGTAAATCGAGGAACTCGTCCAAAGTACCAACAAGCTCACGCACAGCTGCGTAGAGAGGTTCTTCCGCAACCTCTGAAAGGGGTCGGAATCGTTCAAGCAGCTCTGAGATGAAGAGTTTTTGGAGGATGCTTTCTGTGAGGGGATTCGATTTGAAGTAGGTGTCCAATGAATCAATGAGTTCTGTCTGAATCACAGACAGGTCCTCACTCAAAGTCCACTCGCTCACAATCATAGTCTGTAGAACCTCAACCGCCATTCTGCGGAGACCTTCATGGACACTCAAACAGAGCTCTACAATAGGGCCAACCAGAGTTGGGACGTATTGTACTTGGTATCCGCCGATATTGCTGAGTCCGTATTTATCATGCTCTTCTGACGTGGTTTCCCAGCCGATAGCTTCCCACATTCTTCGCAAAAGATCAGCTCCGTGTTCCCGCACATCGCCGGCAATCTTCCACactgctcttctcttctgctcgGGGAACGTCTCCAGAGCAAGTGAGGAGCTTCCCACAAGTTTCAGCAGCGTTGTGAAGAACAACTTCCAGAGCTCGGTGTTGAATGATTCTGCTTCATCAGGATCGGGTAGACAAGATTCCAGAAGAATACTAGCCAGGTACTGCAAGATTCTCATCGTCGACTTGTGATGATAAATTAGCACACTTAGCCACCCATTTGGAAACGCTTCGCCGGTCAAAATACTCATTTGCACTTTGAGTATATTCTCCAGAAGGGTTGCCAAGTCGTCTTCAGAAGCCAACTCGAGCTGCATGCCTGAGGGAGAGTTTGCCAGGGCAGAAAGAACCGCGGACAATTCGGCCAGGGATTCGTCAAAGGATATTTCTTCAGCTATTGGCTTAGTAGGGAAGGGATATGAtgaaggaaacaaaagagagagcttgTTTCTAGGTTTCTGTGGGGAGGCGAGAATGGCTAAATAAGAGTCGACAATATTAGGGATATGATCAGGGATTTCCGGACCCAGATGGTCAATCTGGCTGGAGAGGATAGAACAACACAGTCGAATCTGCTCTCGCCACTGATCATTGACCTCTTCAGTATGACCCCAGTGAGGAGAGATCCATCGCACAGTGTTGGCACTTAGGGCAGACTTCTGCTCCGGATGAGCAAATATGTCCAGCTTAGAATAGTTGATGATAAGGCACAGCTTGTAGATGATAAGCTTGCCCTTCACCTCCTTGCACGAGTCCATGAAATCAATGGCAATGTGCAGGATCTCTTCTGTCGTCAAGAGACCCGTCAGCTCTGGCAACCAAGTGTGGAAATGCTGCACCGCCAACGTCTGGCTGCCAACGAGTGCCGGTGCCGAGTTTCGCATCATCGCATCAAGAGCTTTGAAAATGCTTCGAAGGCTCCTAGTGAATCCCTGAGTAGAGGACTTGATCCCTATTCCCGCTTCCTTTACCTTTTGCTGCCCTCGGGATTGCGTGATGAATTTCAATATGTGTCTCACGACTTTGAAAGTCGCCCGCAATTTGCGAGCTGTCTCGGGTTCCGTGGGACGTTTGAGTAGCCGGGTGAAAGATCGTATCAGACAAGGGGTAGCAAAGGGATAGTTGAACTGGGTTTCCACGTAATTGTCAACCAAGGGACCAAGATTGAATCGTCGATCGTGTACGATTCCAAGCACTCTAACCATAGCCGTAAACACTAAGTCTTCGTATTCATCATTCCCAGAGTGCTCCACAAGAATTCCAAAGAGCCCATCAAGCACATCGCTGAGGAGCTTCACGACCTCAATCTCTGAGACAAACATAATTTGTCTCAAAATGGCGGGGATTTCGTCCTTTGGCAAATCTTTCCATTTGAGAAGCCCGAGGATAACTCTGTCCTGAGAAAACTTTGTGCTGCAGAGATAGGTATCAACCAGCATCACGGCAAGCGGCCCAGTGACCTCGACTGACCCATCTTTACCTCGTGGTGCCCAGGGGGTGGAGAGATATCCGCCTTTGCCCGAGGGGCCTGCCTGCGCAGTGGAGGTGAACTCGTCTATTTTATAGAGCAAGAGTCCATGGGGTCCGTCGCGAATAAAGGCTTGGCCCTCCCACAGAGGCATATGAGCAACAGCAAATGGCGGGTTAGGCATATCCGACAAGAACATGACCACGTGAGCGTTCATTACGTCGCTTGGTTGCAGCGACAAGCGGAGCGTCTGGTTCCAAGCCTCGCCCCTTTCCACAGCACAAGATTTGAACGTGGTTAGAGCCTCGGTATTGGAAGATGTGAAGATGCATCTCTCGAATCGTTCACCGGAGGACTGGCGGATCTCCAGCGTAAGTTGCAAGTTCGCTCCGCTGACTGTGCTGGGTAGGTTAATTGCGCTACCCGCGAATCTTGAAATGAGATGTTGCTTTGCCAAGGCGGCAATGTTGAGCGTGAGATATATATCTGATCTTGACTTCGTTGGTGCGGCAGCAAACCCGATTCTACTCGTCTTTGATACACCAGACAAGATGGTAGGCGTAGCCTTGATCAGCCCATCTGCATCCGGATGATGGAATTTCCTAAGAGAGACCTGTAGTCGCTCACCGCTCCTCGACTTTTCATATTGACCGGAGGTGCTAGTAATCAGCTCCCGAATCAAGGGATCAAACTCTTCGGCAGCTTCCCTGTCAGTCTGGGAGTAGCCAAGCGACGGCGACCAGATGTTGACAACCTGTTCAACCTCTTCTGTCTGCTTcatgatggagttgagctTCAAAACTCCGACGCCAACGGTACGCTCAACAATCTGTCCTGTTTCATGAAGACTTGCCGCCGAAGTACTTTTGGATCCGGCAGTGCTTGGTGGATGGCTGCTCCCGTCTTGGCTATCCAGGCGAGTAGTAGAAGGTCTCCCCTCCTGCGACTCGGAAACGGAATCCATTTTGGTCACTGCGTTCCCTCGAGAAAAGGCGGTTCGTGAACTTTTGCTCCCCCACATCATGCTTCTCCTAGAAGCCTTTCCTGAGCTTGCTGGCGGGGTTTTTACGTTTTCTCTCGTAAAGCTGCTGTCGGTGCCGGACCGAGATAACGGTTGGGGGATAAAGATGTGTTGTGATCCCAACACCTTCACAACAAGGTACAGCTCGGAGTCGGCGGACGGCGCATCTCCAATGTCATGGGCAGAGAGATCTGTGAACAGAGTCTTGGTGCTCGCGTTTTGAGCAAGACCGCTGATTGAGCCGCCGGCGGGGATCTCAATGCTGAAACACTCAGAAAGGTTGGATCCCTTTGCATATTGTGGTTTGCTGACAAGGTAAGCCACAATTGTTGTCTCCTCGGTGGAGCTTCCAGCAAAGCCCTTGACGTCTAGCAAGATGTGATTTAAACTCGCCAGCTCGATCGTGGTTTGGGGAGGCTCATCCAGCAAGCTCATAACCGATTGGAGCTTGGTGACATCGACAACAGAGTCATCCGCCGTGAGAACTCTACCGCGAGCCGCCGGATCACGCACAACCACCTCACCACCACATAGTTTGTTGACCGTGACGAGATCCCAGACCGTCTTCTCCCGCAGTCGCTCGTATTCGTGCGCTGTAAGAACATTGTAGAGAAACTGCTGACGGTGGAGGTTCAAAGAGTTTACGAGTTGAGATAATTTTTCGAGCTTTGCATACTGTCGCGAGAGAAGCAGCTCATGCAGGTATTTGGAGTGCCACTCTCGCAGGCACGACGCGATTTCGTCAACTAGGGGTTCATCTACCGAGGTCGGCgtctcatctccaatctTGAGCATCGGAACAGGTGCTGGGGGTCGAGGCACATTGGGGTCTCTGCGAACCGGGACTGAGAGGTTCTTGACCGCGTCGCCCGTGAGATCTCGcaaagtcttcttccactgGCTCGAATCCGTCGTCGTCCTGTCCTGGCCTTTTGACTCTATGCCACTTTTAGCGGAATCGCTACCCGGGCGATCGTCGATGCCGCTGTCGCTCGCAAAATCTTCATCGTGTCTTTCGTCCGTTTCGCCAAGCAGCTCTCGAACCTCTACGCAGCTTCTCGGGAAGATGCCACTAAAGACGCGAGCTTCCAACGTCTGTCCCTTGACTGATGTCAGACCAGCCAGCAAACTGGGGGGCGCCACGAGGTAGCCGCGCAGCCAGTTGCCGTCTGGCGTCTCTTCGATTATGTAGAGCTCATCGCCAATTTCGAGCGGGAGATCGGCCGGGCTCGCGGCTGTGAAAGGGTAGGTCGCGACGGCGAAGGCGATCCGGGGGAGAGGCTGCCAGGGCATTGAAGCTCAGGATGTCGGCCTCTGGCGAGATAACTGTTCGATTGGGCCAGGCAAAAGCGACTATTATCTCGTCGTAGGCAGCGGCTTGCTGATTGGCAAGGCTTGACGAAGTAATGCGCTGATGGATGGAAGTTGCGAACGCATCAAGCTCCAACCTCGAACGCGGTGGTGCAGATATATCGTGACGCCTAGGCTGTTATTTCTTAGTCGCTGACAAGGTTCTCTGGCTAGCGGGCGCGAactcaagcagaagaaaagaattcAAAATCGATagagtttttttttttctgcaagACTTACGATGTGTGAAGATCGTTTGCAAAACGCCGGTTGGCTGACGGCTGGCCGTTCGAGAACCCCTGAGCAAACACGACCAAATTATGCACACCGGCGGGAAGAGATAGCGATCCGATAGCGCAATTAAAGCATCCGCCGAAAGTTGATCAACATGCCGAGTTGTCTATTGCAATGCCAAGAT harbors:
- a CDS encoding dock homology region 2 domain-containing protein encodes the protein MPWQPLPRIAFAVATYPFTAASPADLPLEIGDELYIIEETPDGNWLRGYLVAPPSLLAGLTSVKGQTLEARVFSGIFPRSCVEVRELLGETDERHDEDFASDSGIDDRPGSDSAKSGIESKGQDRTTTDSSQWKKTLRDLTGDAVKNLSVPVRRDPNVPRPPAPVPMLKIGDETPTSVDEPLVDEIASCLREWHSKYLHELLLSRQYAKLEKLSQLVNSLNLHRQQFLYNVLTAHEYERLREKTVWDLVTVNKLCGGEVVVRDPAARGRVLTADDSVVDVTKLQSVMSLLDEPPQTTIELASLNHILLDVKGFAGSSTEETTIVAYLVSKPQYAKGSNLSECFSIEIPAGGSISGLAQNASTKTLFTDLSAHDIGDAPSADSELYLVVKVLGSQHIFIPQPLSRSGTDSSFTRENVKTPPASSGKASRRSMMWGSKSSRTAFSRGNAVTKMDSVSESQEGRPSTTRLDSQDGSSHPPRQIVERTVGVGVLKLNSIMKQTEEVEQVVNIWSPSLGYSQTDREAAEEFDPLIRELITSTSGQYEKSRSGERLQVSLRKFHHPDADGLIKATPTILSGVSKTSRIGFAAAPTKSRSDIYLTLNIAALAKQHLISRFAGSAINLPSTVSGANLQLTLEIRQSSGERFERCIFTSSNTEALTTFKSCAVERGEAWNQTLRLSLQPSDVMNAHVVMFLSDMPNPPFAVAHMPLWEGQAFIRDGPHGLLLYKIDEFTSTAQAGPSGKGGYLSTPWAPRGKDGSVEVTGPLAVMLVDTYLCSTKFSQDRVILGLLKWKDLPKDEIPAILRQIMFVSEIEVVKLLSDVLDGLFGILVEHSGNDEYEDLVFTAMVRVLGIVHDRRFNLGPLVDNYVETQFNYPFATPCLIRSFTRLLKRPTEPETARKLRATFKVVRHILKFITQSRGQQKVKEAGIGIKSSTQGFTRSLRSIFKALDAMMRNSAPALVGSQTLAVQHFHTWLPELTGLLTTEEILHIAIDFMDSCKEVKGKLIIYKLCLIINYSKLDIFAHPEQKSALSANTVRWISPHWGHTEEVNDQWREQIRLCCSILSSQIDHLGPEIPDHIPNIVDSYLAILASPQKPRNKLSLLFPSSYPFPTKPIAEEISFDESLAELSAVLSALANSPSGMQLELASEDDLATLLENILKVQMSILTGEAFPNGWLSVLIYHHKSTMRILQYLASILLESCLPDPDEAESFNTELWKLFFTTLLKLVGSSSLALETFPEQKRRAVWKIAGDVREHGADLLRRMWEAIGWETTSEEHDKYGLSNIGGYQVQYVPTLVGPIVELCLSVHEGLRRMAVEVLQTMIVSEWTLSEDLSVIQTELIDSLDTYFKSNPLTESILQKLFISELLERFRPLSEVAEEPLYAAVRELVGTLDEFLDLLVAVHSGGDGSGEASNIINRLRLMEFLRDMQKEDIFIRYVHQLAKLQAESRNHTEAGLALRLHADLYEWDPIGHVPALTDPQFPAQSPFERKERIYFEMIKHFEDGESWSNALTAYKELQVQYETNVYDFAKLARTGRAIATIYESISKSEKITPKYYRVAFKGLGFPTSVRDKEFVYEGSPSERASAFTDRMQEQYPSAQIITGGDVDEMEGQFLVVSALTPHRDLSHQVYQRVRVPHIVRDFLLSSHPQVFSVTTKRNTSGSVQEHCAEKLVFTTAEPFPTLLRRSEILEVHEVRLNAQETALERISRKTQEMTLLERRLADGDELVAQQLIEAVNISVSPASENSVVQYRKLLPEPSSGEEGSDGGDDEEEDDEVELDPQETAIKMTLVDHAMMLKRCLTLFSRSKNEAISRRYSELQGYFEATFAPEIALFAPRQPVLQPVSTPSPTWRGSTPGGEKGPQWTSIAVPVNGVKAEEATVIRQITPRQRGARLSFLGGRKKELDGSEATDQANGNPGEMKAHARGLSKDNAPHNLSQTQGMDNAHQDTHREKRGGSVGRVSLDALTKDRPSMDEPETKNKKSVRKRFSLLKLGMKHHKAGTAMGSLDEEQ